The window TCTTTGGAATGGTGGCAATCAACTTCTTGTTCCCGTTATTAATTCTAATGAATTCCGACTTTAAACGAGTGAATTGGTTTGTAGTTACTGCTGGTATCTTTATCCTAATCGGGCATTACCTTGATATTTTTGTAATGATTATGCCAGGAACGGTAGGGGCATCTTGGTTCATAGGATTCCCTGAAATCGGCGCATTCTTATTCTTTGCAGGCTTATTTTTGTTGTATGTATTTCATAACATATCTAAGGCTCCATTGCTAGCTAAGGGTGACCCGTTCATAGGTGAGAGTAAACATTTCCATTATTAAAATTTCATAGAAAAAAACTGTAATGACAGCATTTCTAATCATATTAATTGCAGCACTTCTTGCCATCTCAATTTGGCAAATCTCAAAGATCTTTAAGCTGGGCAAAGCACCAGATCAGGATACTGAATTGAGTGAGGTAGCTAACGACAACGATAATAAACGTAACGGTCAGGGTATGTTGATCTTTGTGATCAGCATGTACATCATGATGATCGCATGTTTCGTAGGATACAGTGACTATTTTTTACCAGATGCAGGATCAGAGCATGGTGCAGAATACGACAACCTATTGCTTTTGACCACAGTAGTGATCATGGTAACTCAAGTATTTACTCAAGGATTGTTACACTGGTTCTCTTATAAGTACCACGGTAAGAAATCTCAGCGAGCTTTGTTTTATGCAGATAACGATCGCCTAGAGTTTATCTGGACGGCTATTCCAGTAGTGGTTCTTTCTGGATTGATTCTTTGGGGTCTATTTTCATGGAATGATATTATGGACGCTAATACGGATGATGATCCAATAATAGTAGAGGTATACGCTTATCAATTCGGTTGGAAGATTAGATATGGCGGAGAGGACCAAACACTGGGTGATGCTAATGTTAGGTTTATAGAAGGTGTCAATGAATTAGGTATTGACCCTACAGATGCAGATGGTGTTGATGATATTTTCACTAACGAGGCATTACACCTACCTGTAAATCGTCCTGTATTATTTAAGTTTAGAAGTCAGGATGTATTGCACTCTGCTTACATGCCCCACTTTAGAGCACAGATGAATGTAGTACCTGGAATGGTAACGCAATTTAAATTCACACCTACAGTGACTTCAGAGGAGTATAGATCTACTGAATTTATGACAGCAAAAGTTCGTAAGATTAATGAAATCCGACGACAAAAAAGCAAGGAACTAATGGCTGACGGTGATGTTCCATTGGACCCTTACGAATTTCAATATTACCTTTTGTGTAATAAGATTTGCGGAAAATCTCACTACAACATGCAGATTAACATAGTAGTGGAGACAGAAGAAGAATTTAATGAGTGGCTTGCTACTCAGAAGACATTTGAACAAAAATTAGCTAGCGCTGAAAATTAGTATTATGGGACAAGCTGTTGCAGTTGCACATGATGACCACGGCCATGACGATGGGCATCACCACCACAAAGAAACTTTTGTAACGAAATATATTTTCTCTCAAGACCATAAGATGATTGCTAAGCAATATCTTATTACTGGTCTTATTATGGGGGTTATCGGTATTGCAATGTCTCTATTAATGAGAATGCAAATCGCAAATCCTGAACAACCTAATGTGATTTTTGAAGCGCTTTTAGGAAAGTGGGCTCCAGGCGGTATCATGGATCCAGAAATTTACTTAGCACTAGTAACCATTCACG of the Nonlabens marinus S1-08 genome contains:
- a CDS encoding cytochrome c oxidase subunit II, with translation MTAFLIILIAALLAISIWQISKIFKLGKAPDQDTELSEVANDNDNKRNGQGMLIFVISMYIMMIACFVGYSDYFLPDAGSEHGAEYDNLLLLTTVVIMVTQVFTQGLLHWFSYKYHGKKSQRALFYADNDRLEFIWTAIPVVVLSGLILWGLFSWNDIMDANTDDDPIIVEVYAYQFGWKIRYGGEDQTLGDANVRFIEGVNELGIDPTDADGVDDIFTNEALHLPVNRPVLFKFRSQDVLHSAYMPHFRAQMNVVPGMVTQFKFTPTVTSEEYRSTEFMTAKVRKINEIRRQKSKELMADGDVPLDPYEFQYYLLCNKICGKSHYNMQINIVVETEEEFNEWLATQKTFEQKLASAEN